In Yersinia enterocolitica subsp. enterocolitica, one DNA window encodes the following:
- a CDS encoding DUF6890 family protein, with protein MESNSIEQFLILRRHYLPHENDDIESLARAVWLDNRYWDNTRISIANGIGLAFKGD; from the coding sequence ATTGAAAGTAATTCAATTGAACAATTTCTTATTCTGCGCCGTCATTATCTGCCGCATGAAAATGACGATATAGAAAGTTTAGCCCGTGCCGTTTGGTTGGATAACCGTTATTGGGATAACACCCGTATTTCTATTGCCAATGGGATTGGCTTGGCATTTAAAGGCGACTAA